The Triticum aestivum cultivar Chinese Spring chromosome 3A, IWGSC CS RefSeq v2.1, whole genome shotgun sequence genome includes a region encoding these proteins:
- the LOC123057214 gene encoding nascent polypeptide-associated complex subunit alpha-like protein 1 has translation MSSVGNGASLGDEPILEDDDDDDDEYDDEDEDENDDDDVEGGDASGRSRQTRSVKKSRKAMEKLGMKVITGVNCVTIKKSKTVTFVLSKPDVFKSSHSETYVIIGEIKFEDLNTELQTQAEQFKAPGPSRVNSMGEPSVAAVQDDEEVDETGVDKKDVELVMMQASVSRSGAVEALKAADGDIVSAIMELTNYVLEGGVVS, from the exons ATGTCCTCGGTTGGCAATGGTGCCTCGCTG GGAGATGAGCCAATccttgaggatgatgatgacgacgacgatgaatacgatgatgaggatgaggatgaaaaTGATGACGATGATGTTGAGG GAGGTGATGCTAGTGGAAGATCTAGGCAGACAAGGAGTGTGAAGAAGAGCAGGAAAGCCATGGAGAAGCTTGGCATGAAGGTCATTACTGGTGTGAACTGTGTAACTATCAAAAAGAGCAAGACC GTTACGTTTGTCCTCTCCAAGCCAGATGTCTTCAAGAGCTCACACTCAGAAACCTATGTCATTATCGGGGAGATCAAGTTCGAGGACCTGAACACTGAGCTGCAGACACAAGCGGAGCAGTTCAAGGCGCCGGGCCCGAGCAGGGTCAATTCGATGGGTGAGCCCTCCGTGGCAGCAGTCCAAGATGATGAGGAGGTCGACGAGACCGGTGTTGACAAGAAGGACGTCGAGCTCGTGATGATGCAGGCCTCTGTGTCGAGATCCGGGGCCGTGGAGGCACTCAAGGCTGCGGATGGCGATATTGTCAGCGCCATCATGGAGTTGACTAACTACGTCCTGGAAGGTGGAGTTGTGTCCTGA